In Micromonospora sp. WMMA1363, a genomic segment contains:
- a CDS encoding transposase domain-containing protein, with the protein MRSDQVTLGVLISQVSREEVDAAVEVCGVREKRSDGRLPAHVTAYLTLGLALFPDDDYTEVASRVTGSLDRFGCWSAGWSVPTSSAITQARKRLGRQVFAEVFERTCGPVAGEAGPHVQVAALGTARGSFLRRWRLLAIDGFEVDLPDSDENAAELGYAGSGETVRRSRRPG; encoded by the coding sequence GTGCGGTCGGATCAGGTCACGCTCGGGGTGTTGATCTCGCAGGTGTCGCGGGAGGAGGTCGACGCGGCGGTTGAGGTGTGCGGGGTGCGGGAGAAGCGGTCGGACGGGAGACTGCCGGCGCATGTGACCGCGTATCTGACGTTGGGGCTGGCGTTGTTCCCCGACGATGACTACACCGAGGTCGCGAGCAGGGTCACCGGGTCGTTGGACCGGTTCGGGTGCTGGAGTGCGGGGTGGAGCGTGCCGACGTCCAGCGCCATCACTCAGGCGCGGAAACGGTTGGGTCGCCAGGTGTTCGCCGAGGTGTTCGAGCGCACGTGCGGGCCGGTCGCGGGTGAGGCGGGCCCGCACGTGCAGGTGGCCGCGCTGGGCACCGCGCGGGGGTCTTTCCTGCGCCGGTGGCGGCTGCTGGCGATCGACGGGTTCGAGGTCGACCTGCCCGACAGCGACGAGAACGCGGCCGAGTTGGGGTACGCCGGGTCGGGGGAAACCGTTCGGCGTTCCCGAAGGCCCGGGTAG
- a CDS encoding IS1634 family transposase, translated as MGAFVRRVKTASGATAVQIVHKRGRRVLSIEHIGSAHTDDELALLLQVAEERLHGGQLALDLDGVGTGAGGASAVVEGTSSLILWDVLNSLYDDLGLDRLGDEAFRALVLGRVIEPTSKADTVRVLTEIGIASPHRVTFMRCLKRVVERDYRAVIAQACHRHATRGGGLAVVLYDVTTLHFEVEREDQLRKVGMSKERRVDPQVTVGLLTTADGFPLEIDLFAGNKAETKTLIPVLTRFRDRHQADDLVVVADAGMLSAANLLALEDNGFRFIVGSKTSKIPYELEAHVERHGNHLPDGATIETTRRMGTGTKARDRRVVYQYTFTRAQHDNRAINAMVERAEKVAAGERPLKKDRFVTFTDSTTSVNWDLVERARSLIGIKGYVTNIDPTVMDGAAVVAAYHDLYQVERSFRMTKSDLAARPVFHRLEDSIQAHLTVVFAALAISREAQARSGLSINKILKTLRPLRSATVTISTQQVTAQPRITAETRTLLTTLGWSGH; from the coding sequence GTGGGCGCTTTCGTGCGGCGGGTGAAGACCGCCTCCGGAGCGACCGCGGTCCAGATCGTGCACAAACGAGGCCGGCGGGTGCTGAGCATCGAGCACATCGGCTCGGCCCATACCGACGACGAGTTGGCGCTGCTGCTGCAGGTCGCTGAGGAACGCCTGCATGGTGGGCAGTTGGCCCTGGACCTGGACGGCGTCGGCACCGGTGCGGGCGGGGCGTCGGCGGTGGTCGAGGGCACGTCCTCGCTGATCTTGTGGGATGTCCTGAACAGCCTCTACGACGACCTCGGCCTGGATCGCCTCGGCGACGAGGCGTTTCGGGCGTTGGTTCTGGGCCGGGTGATCGAGCCGACCAGCAAGGCCGACACCGTGCGTGTGTTGACCGAGATCGGGATCGCCTCGCCGCATCGGGTGACGTTCATGCGCTGCCTCAAGCGGGTGGTCGAGCGGGACTACCGGGCCGTGATCGCGCAGGCCTGTCACCGGCACGCCACCCGCGGCGGCGGGCTGGCGGTCGTGCTCTACGACGTAACCACCCTGCACTTCGAGGTCGAACGCGAAGACCAGCTGCGCAAGGTCGGGATGAGCAAGGAACGCCGCGTCGACCCGCAGGTCACCGTCGGGCTGCTCACCACCGCCGACGGGTTCCCGCTGGAGATAGACCTGTTCGCCGGCAACAAAGCCGAGACCAAAACCCTGATCCCGGTGCTGACCCGATTCCGCGACCGCCACCAGGCCGACGACCTGGTCGTGGTGGCCGACGCCGGGATGCTGTCCGCGGCCAACCTGCTGGCCTTGGAAGACAACGGATTCCGGTTCATCGTCGGCTCCAAGACCAGCAAAATCCCCTACGAACTTGAGGCCCACGTCGAGCGGCACGGCAACCACCTGCCCGACGGCGCGACGATCGAGACCACCCGGCGCATGGGCACCGGGACCAAGGCCCGCGACCGGCGGGTGGTCTACCAGTACACGTTCACACGAGCCCAGCACGACAACCGCGCGATCAACGCCATGGTCGAACGCGCCGAAAAGGTCGCCGCCGGCGAACGACCGCTGAAGAAGGACCGCTTCGTCACCTTCACCGACAGCACCACCAGCGTGAACTGGGACCTCGTCGAACGCGCCCGATCCCTGATCGGGATCAAGGGCTACGTCACCAACATCGACCCCACCGTGATGGACGGCGCGGCCGTCGTGGCCGCCTACCACGACCTCTACCAGGTCGAACGTTCCTTCCGGATGACCAAGTCCGACCTGGCCGCACGACCGGTCTTCCACCGCCTCGAAGACAGCATCCAGGCCCACCTGACCGTCGTGTTCGCCGCCCTGGCCATCTCCCGCGAAGCCCAAGCACGCTCCGGGCTGAGCATCAACAAGATCCTCAAGACCCTGCGGCCCCTCCGCTCAGCCACCGTCACCATCAGCACCCAGCAAGTGACCGCCCAGCCACGCATCACCGCCGAGACCCGAACCCTCCTGACCACCCTCGGCTGGAGTGGTCACTAA
- a CDS encoding reverse transcriptase/maturase family protein, with protein sequence MQSAETVLGVLRERGRRGLPLEELYRQMFNPQLYLLAYGRIYANKGAMTPGVTQETVDGMSLGKIGRIIEAMRHERYRFRPVRRVMISKKGGKLRPLGLPTWSDKLVGEVVRLLLEAYYEPQFSDRSHGFRPGRGCHTALREVANTWTGTAWFIEGDIADCFGSLDHEILISILAEKIHDNRFLRLVRNMLTAGYLEDWRWGATLSGAPQGGVASPILSNLYLHKLDVFVEKVLIPEYTRGGRRARNPAYLEVANLLATARRRGDRAEARTLLKRMRTLPSSDPDDPEYRRLRYCRYADDHLLGFTGPKAEAEEIKQRLAAFLRDELKLELSHEKTLITHARSSAARFLGYDITIQHDSRRIVRGRRSANAAIGLRVPKDVIKAKCSRYLASGKPAHRGALIHNDDHPIIATFGAEYRGIVQYYLLAGDVHRLHRLEWVMKTSMLKTLAGKHHSTVSKMAARHKAKIETPHGLRTCFEARIERDGRQPLVARFGGIPLKRQKTAVISDRRPLQVSYPHKELISRLLANTCEICKQTDNIQVHHVRKLADLARTGDAQPDWMQLMARRRRKSLVVCGSCYDRIQGWQSA encoded by the coding sequence ATGCAGAGCGCCGAAACGGTGCTGGGTGTCCTGCGTGAGCGCGGCAGGCGTGGCCTGCCGCTGGAAGAACTGTATCGACAGATGTTCAACCCGCAGTTGTATCTGCTGGCCTACGGACGCATCTACGCCAACAAGGGTGCGATGACGCCCGGGGTCACCCAGGAGACCGTGGACGGCATGTCGCTGGGCAAGATCGGCCGCATCATCGAGGCGATGCGCCACGAGCGTTACCGGTTCCGTCCGGTGCGCAGGGTCATGATCTCGAAGAAGGGCGGCAAGCTCAGGCCCCTCGGCCTGCCTACCTGGTCAGACAAGCTGGTCGGCGAAGTGGTGCGCCTGCTGTTGGAGGCCTACTACGAGCCCCAGTTCTCCGACCGGTCCCACGGATTTCGTCCCGGCCGGGGCTGCCATACCGCGTTGCGGGAGGTGGCCAACACCTGGACCGGAACGGCCTGGTTCATCGAGGGAGACATCGCCGACTGTTTCGGGAGTCTCGATCACGAGATCTTGATCTCGATCCTGGCGGAGAAGATCCACGACAACCGGTTCCTGCGGCTGGTGCGCAACATGCTCACCGCCGGATACCTGGAGGACTGGAGATGGGGCGCCACGCTGTCCGGCGCGCCGCAGGGTGGGGTCGCCAGCCCGATCCTGTCCAACCTCTACCTGCACAAGCTGGACGTCTTCGTCGAGAAGGTTCTGATTCCCGAGTACACCCGAGGGGGACGCCGGGCACGTAACCCGGCCTACCTTGAGGTGGCCAACCTGCTGGCGACGGCCCGTCGACGCGGCGACCGAGCCGAGGCCCGGACGCTGCTCAAACGGATGCGCACCCTGCCCAGTTCCGATCCTGACGATCCGGAGTACCGGAGGCTGCGCTACTGCCGCTACGCAGATGATCACCTACTCGGGTTCACCGGACCGAAGGCCGAAGCTGAGGAGATCAAGCAGCGACTCGCGGCGTTCCTGCGAGACGAACTCAAGCTGGAACTGTCGCACGAGAAGACGCTGATCACCCACGCCCGCTCCAGCGCGGCGCGGTTCCTCGGCTACGACATCACCATCCAGCACGACAGCCGCAGGATCGTCCGTGGCCGCCGTTCGGCGAACGCGGCGATCGGGCTGCGCGTGCCCAAGGACGTGATCAAGGCCAAGTGCTCCCGTTACCTCGCAAGCGGCAAACCCGCCCACCGGGGTGCCCTGATCCACAACGATGATCACCCAATCATCGCCACGTTCGGGGCCGAGTATCGGGGCATCGTCCAGTACTACCTGCTGGCCGGTGACGTTCACCGGCTGCACCGCCTCGAATGGGTCATGAAGACCTCCATGCTCAAGACCCTCGCAGGCAAGCACCACTCGACGGTGTCGAAGATGGCGGCCCGACACAAAGCCAAGATCGAAACACCGCACGGGTTGCGCACCTGCTTCGAGGCACGCATCGAACGCGACGGCAGGCAACCACTGGTAGCACGGTTCGGGGGCATTCCACTCAAGCGACAGAAAACGGCGGTCATCTCCGACCGTCGGCCGCTCCAGGTGAGTTACCCGCACAAGGAGCTGATCAGCAGGCTCCTGGCGAACACGTGCGAGATCTGCAAGCAGACGGACAACATTCAGGTTCACCACGTCCGAAAACTCGCTGACCTCGCCAGAACCGGAGACGCACAGCCCGACTGGATGCAGCTCATGGCACGACGACGCCGCAAGTCCCTCGTGGTCTGCGGCTCATGCTACGACCGCATCCAGGGCTGGCAGTCGGCCTGA
- a CDS encoding IS110 family transposase — MYDEYGVFIGLDVGKEGHHAVALTPEGKRLHDATLPNTEAGLRKLFDKLARHGRVLMVVDQPASIGALPVAVARVCGHQVAYLPGLVMRRLADLHPGTAKTDARDAYVIADAARTLPHTLRRVDAGDDALAELEVLVGYDDDLAGEVTRISNRIRGLLTQIHPPLERVLGPKLQHPAVLELLSQCGGPAGLRKAGRTKLVEMVKKRAPRIGVRLVAQILTALDAQTVVVPGTAAAETVLPRLADNLRDLLHQRDQVAEQVEGMLDAHPLAGVLTSMPGIGVRTAARILLEVGDGTTFPTSGHLAAYAGLAPVTRRSGTSIRGEHPPKGGNKQLKRAFFLSAFAALTDPTSRTYYDRKRAEGKKHNAALICLARRRVDVLHAMLRTKTPYQPKPADEPHLAA, encoded by the coding sequence TTGTACGACGAGTACGGCGTCTTTATCGGACTGGATGTCGGCAAGGAAGGACACCATGCGGTCGCGCTAACCCCGGAAGGGAAGCGGCTGCACGACGCTACGCTGCCCAATACCGAGGCCGGCCTGCGGAAACTGTTCGACAAGCTCGCCCGGCACGGCCGGGTCCTGATGGTGGTCGACCAGCCCGCATCGATCGGCGCGCTGCCCGTGGCGGTGGCCCGCGTGTGTGGGCATCAGGTGGCCTACCTGCCCGGCCTGGTCATGCGCCGACTGGCCGACCTGCACCCCGGCACCGCGAAGACCGACGCCCGCGACGCCTACGTGATCGCCGACGCCGCCCGCACCCTGCCGCACACGCTGCGCCGCGTCGACGCCGGCGACGACGCCCTCGCTGAGCTGGAAGTCCTGGTCGGCTACGACGACGACCTCGCCGGCGAGGTCACCCGGATCTCCAACCGGATTCGTGGTCTGCTCACCCAGATCCACCCGCCGCTGGAGCGGGTCCTGGGCCCGAAACTGCAGCATCCAGCCGTGCTGGAGCTGCTGTCGCAGTGCGGTGGACCAGCCGGGCTGCGCAAGGCCGGCCGGACGAAACTGGTCGAGATGGTCAAGAAGCGTGCGCCACGCATAGGCGTACGCCTGGTCGCGCAGATCCTCACCGCGCTCGACGCGCAGACCGTCGTCGTGCCTGGCACCGCGGCGGCCGAGACCGTCCTGCCGCGACTGGCTGACAACCTGCGTGACCTGCTGCACCAGCGTGACCAAGTCGCCGAACAGGTTGAGGGGATGCTTGATGCGCACCCTCTTGCCGGGGTCCTGACCTCGATGCCCGGCATCGGCGTCAGGACCGCAGCCCGCATCCTGCTCGAAGTCGGCGACGGCACCACCTTCCCCACCTCCGGCCACCTCGCCGCCTACGCCGGCCTGGCCCCAGTCACCCGCCGCTCCGGCACCAGCATCCGCGGCGAGCACCCACCCAAGGGCGGCAACAAGCAGCTCAAACGCGCGTTCTTCCTGTCCGCGTTCGCCGCCCTGACCGACCCGACCAGCCGCACCTACTACGACCGGAAACGCGCCGAGGGCAAGAAACACAACGCCGCCCTCATCTGCCTCGCCCGACGCCGCGTCGACGTCCTACACGCCATGCTGCGCACCAAGACCCCATACCAGCCGAAACCGGCGGACGAACCCCACCTCGCGGCTTGA
- a CDS encoding DUF2326 domain-containing protein, producing MRIRRISANLPGFREVRLNPGFNLVVADRVVDQNGPGRGLGKTSLIEIVNYCLGANLGTAQNLVHIKALDDSWAFALDLELDGQSVRVTRGLRRPNEIRVHGDLGDDRPGVVEPDGSRLLRLGEWRTHLGERCYGLSADRPHKYVPGFRSLFAYSARSGPGAFVDPFRTGTEQKAWQVQLSNAFLLGLNWRTVASWQQLKQDEAALRMLSDRNLESIERMEGGLGELESERIRVAADLAELRRAIGDFRVVPQYRDAQLRLDKAASRIKELISEITLNENLLDLYSERMAAEPDVGIAEVVALYEEIGITLAGSTRRSLDEVIEFHRTVTRNRRDYLQLEMSRLRTANTAAQSRVRRIEEEQRQALRLLSSGGALDDLAELQARFGQLSSRLETLDRRAEDIRRLRTDLEKLRTQRQVLRQQTFIDHYERREQWTGVVATFARITNALFGEPGDLVIDVTDSGYAFRTKVRPDGGRGGDRMDVFAYDLTLAATWADRTHSPGMLIHDSAVFERADDRQLVRALSVAASLSAERSIQYVATINSEVLPEEELAALGVDLDSGIVLRLTDAHPGGALFGQSF from the coding sequence GTGAGAATCCGCCGGATCTCCGCCAACCTCCCCGGCTTCCGGGAGGTACGCCTCAACCCCGGGTTCAACCTGGTCGTCGCGGATCGCGTCGTCGACCAGAATGGACCAGGACGGGGACTGGGCAAGACCAGCCTCATCGAGATCGTGAACTACTGCCTCGGCGCCAATCTGGGCACCGCTCAGAACCTCGTTCACATCAAGGCTCTCGACGACTCCTGGGCCTTCGCCCTCGACCTGGAGCTGGATGGGCAGTCCGTGCGGGTCACCCGGGGACTTCGGCGCCCCAACGAGATCCGGGTGCACGGCGACCTCGGCGACGACCGGCCAGGTGTCGTGGAGCCCGACGGCTCCCGCCTGCTCAGGCTCGGCGAATGGCGCACCCACCTGGGGGAACGATGCTACGGGTTGAGTGCCGACCGGCCGCACAAGTACGTCCCCGGGTTCCGCTCGCTCTTCGCGTACTCGGCCCGCAGCGGACCCGGCGCGTTCGTCGATCCCTTCCGCACCGGCACCGAGCAGAAGGCGTGGCAGGTGCAGCTCAGCAACGCCTTTCTGCTCGGGCTCAACTGGCGAACGGTGGCCAGCTGGCAGCAGCTCAAGCAGGACGAGGCCGCACTCCGAATGCTCAGCGATCGCAACCTCGAGTCGATCGAGCGGATGGAGGGCGGGCTGGGCGAACTGGAGTCGGAGCGGATCCGGGTGGCCGCCGACCTGGCGGAGCTCCGTCGGGCGATCGGTGACTTCCGGGTCGTGCCGCAGTACCGCGACGCCCAGCTGCGGCTCGACAAGGCGGCATCGCGGATCAAGGAACTCATCTCCGAGATCACCCTCAACGAGAACCTGCTCGACCTGTACTCCGAGCGCATGGCCGCCGAACCCGACGTGGGCATCGCCGAGGTCGTCGCCCTGTACGAAGAGATCGGTATCACCCTGGCGGGCAGCACCCGACGGTCCCTGGACGAGGTGATCGAGTTCCACCGCACGGTCACCCGTAATCGCCGCGACTACCTGCAGCTGGAGATGAGTCGGCTGCGTACCGCCAACACAGCGGCACAGAGCCGGGTCCGGCGGATCGAGGAGGAGCAACGTCAGGCGCTGCGCCTGCTCAGCTCGGGAGGCGCCCTCGACGACCTGGCCGAGCTCCAGGCCCGGTTCGGCCAGCTCAGCAGCCGCCTCGAGACGCTCGACCGGCGGGCCGAGGACATCCGTCGGCTCCGGACCGACCTGGAGAAGCTCCGCACCCAACGCCAGGTTCTCCGGCAACAGACGTTCATCGACCACTACGAACGGCGGGAGCAGTGGACCGGCGTGGTGGCCACCTTCGCCCGGATCACGAACGCGCTCTTCGGCGAGCCCGGCGACCTGGTCATTGACGTCACGGACTCCGGCTACGCCTTTCGCACGAAAGTGCGCCCGGACGGAGGACGCGGAGGCGACCGGATGGACGTCTTCGCCTACGACCTGACGCTGGCCGCGACCTGGGCGGACCGCACGCACTCGCCGGGCATGCTCATCCATGACAGTGCGGTGTTCGAGCGGGCGGACGACCGGCAGCTCGTCCGCGCCCTCTCGGTCGCGGCGTCGCTCAGCGCCGAGCGGAGCATCCAGTACGTCGCCACCATCAACTCAGAAGTCCTGCCAGAGGAGGAACTCGCGGCACTCGGCGTCGACCTCGACAGCGGGATAGTGCTGCGCCTCACCGATGCCCATCCCGGCGGCGCGCTCTTCGGCCAGTCCTTCTGA
- a CDS encoding ISAs1 family transposase: protein MSSSLTEIVLPHRPPSLPSPVVVTGSDRDSDRRSLFVALAVINDPRDPRGRRYPLVSVLAAAVCAVLAGACTFAAVADWMRFQDESVWTRLGFDGRVPAATTVWRLLIRLDAEVLSQVLACWLRERAGPVVIGGRRGRLVIAIDGKVARGARLADGRQVHLLSAYDTSTGIVLAQVQITAKSNEIPAFTPLLRLVAAVLGSLKDVLVVADALHAQTGHADLLASADAHLMVPIKANQPKLFAQLKALPWAQVPVGAQTRETGHGRKETRTVKALTVKTPGGLGFPNAEQAVRITRTRTIKGKTTRETEYLTISLPADQAQPADLGTWARSEWHIENRLCATQRLVCIPGSAGRDWRDISGSDGLPGCRKAKGIRACQQTIGRVQA, encoded by the coding sequence ATGTCATCATCACTGACCGAGATCGTGCTGCCGCACCGACCCCCCAGCCTGCCGTCACCGGTTGTGGTCACCGGTAGCGACCGTGACAGTGACCGCCGCAGCTTGTTCGTGGCGTTGGCGGTCATCAACGACCCGCGCGATCCGCGGGGCCGGCGGTATCCGCTGGTCAGTGTCCTGGCGGCGGCGGTGTGCGCGGTACTCGCCGGGGCGTGCACGTTCGCCGCGGTCGCGGACTGGATGCGCTTCCAGGACGAGTCGGTGTGGACCCGGCTCGGGTTCGACGGCCGGGTACCGGCCGCGACGACGGTGTGGCGGCTGCTGATCCGGCTCGACGCCGAGGTGTTGTCGCAGGTCCTCGCGTGTTGGTTGCGGGAGCGGGCCGGGCCGGTCGTGATCGGCGGGCGCCGGGGGCGACTCGTCATCGCCATCGACGGGAAGGTCGCCCGGGGTGCCCGCCTCGCCGACGGGCGGCAGGTGCATCTGCTCTCGGCCTACGACACCAGCACCGGGATCGTGCTCGCCCAGGTTCAGATCACGGCGAAGTCGAACGAAATCCCGGCGTTCACCCCACTACTACGCCTGGTTGCGGCCGTGCTGGGATCCCTGAAGGACGTCCTGGTCGTCGCCGACGCGCTGCACGCCCAGACCGGGCACGCCGATCTGCTCGCCTCCGCCGACGCTCATCTGATGGTCCCGATCAAGGCCAACCAACCCAAGCTGTTCGCCCAGCTCAAGGCCCTGCCCTGGGCGCAGGTCCCGGTCGGGGCACAGACCCGCGAGACCGGTCACGGCCGCAAAGAGACCCGCACCGTCAAGGCACTCACCGTCAAGACCCCCGGCGGGCTGGGCTTTCCCAACGCCGAACAGGCCGTCCGGATCACCCGGACCCGCACGATCAAGGGCAAGACCACTCGCGAAACGGAGTACCTGACTATCTCGCTGCCCGCCGACCAGGCCCAACCCGCCGACCTCGGCACCTGGGCGCGCTCTGAATGGCATATCGAGAACCGCCTGTGCGCCACGCAACGCCTCGTCTGTATTCCCGGCTCAGCCGGGAGAGATTGGAGGGACATCTCTGGGTCTGATGGCTTACCCGGATGCCGAAAGGCGAAGGGGATCAGAGCATGCCAGCAAACCATCGGCCGTGTCCAAGCGTGA
- the deoD gene encoding purine-nucleoside phosphorylase, translated as MSTHIGAKPGEIAERVLMPGDPLRAKWIAETYLEGAQCYSTVRGMLGFTGRWNGVDVSVQGSGMGMPSASIYAHELVNEYGVRSLIRIGSCGALTEDLQLRDVVAAIGSSTDSNMNRMRFDGLIDYAPVADFGLLRTSVEVADRRGITMRVGPILAADAFYTDRPDLYDTLADYGILAVEMESAALYTIAARFRARALTILTVSDHIRTGEKTTSQEREQTFSQMVEIALDTIIA; from the coding sequence ATGAGTACGCACATCGGCGCGAAGCCGGGAGAGATCGCCGAGCGAGTTCTGATGCCGGGTGACCCGCTGCGGGCCAAGTGGATCGCTGAGACCTACCTCGAGGGCGCACAGTGCTACTCGACGGTCCGCGGGATGCTCGGCTTTACCGGCCGCTGGAACGGCGTCGACGTCTCCGTCCAGGGTTCCGGGATGGGCATGCCGTCCGCCTCGATCTACGCCCACGAACTGGTCAACGAGTACGGCGTGCGGTCGCTGATCCGGATCGGGTCCTGCGGCGCCCTCACCGAGGATCTCCAGCTTCGCGACGTGGTCGCCGCGATCGGATCGTCCACCGACTCAAACATGAACCGGATGCGCTTCGACGGGCTGATCGACTACGCCCCGGTCGCCGACTTCGGGCTGCTGCGCACCTCGGTCGAGGTAGCCGACCGGCGGGGCATCACGATGCGGGTCGGGCCGATCCTGGCGGCGGACGCCTTCTACACCGACCGGCCGGACCTTTACGACACGCTCGCCGACTACGGCATCCTGGCGGTCGAGATGGAGTCGGCCGCGCTTTACACCATCGCCGCCCGGTTCAGGGCCCGCGCCCTGACGATCCTGACGGTCAGCGACCACATCCGCACCGGCGAGAAGACCACCTCCCAGGAGCGCGAGCAGACCTTCAGCCAGATGGTGGAGATCGCCCTCGACACGATCATCGCCTGA
- a CDS encoding ABC-three component system middle component 6, whose product MILPDKYVDLEHSLLGQAASLIAARRSATTVSDLWTAVQEGMTYDRFILALDLLFALGVIDSDGGILRWLR is encoded by the coding sequence ATGATCCTGCCCGACAAGTACGTCGACCTCGAACACTCCCTGCTCGGTCAGGCGGCTTCCCTGATCGCCGCGCGACGGTCCGCCACCACCGTGTCCGACCTGTGGACGGCGGTGCAGGAGGGAATGACCTACGACCGGTTCATTCTCGCTCTCGACCTCCTCTTCGCCCTCGGGGTGATCGACAGCGACGGCGGCATCCTCCGGTGGTTACGGTGA
- a CDS encoding HNH endonuclease yields the protein MGRSDTVGGRRSYSVRTLKLLFALSGGCCAFPGCRILLVDRRPDVTDPANLSNIAHIRGAADDGPRADPTLDPRTRNAYPNLLLLCPTHHKLVDDHPDRYPVEVLQAYKSGLERWVHHRLTAAMVRVTSAELDVVCRHLVDAEPLPSTPLRAVQPEEKMRRNALGAPARLRLTLGLAQSPLVADYLQRMASHVDHRFPANLRRAFVTEYERLWGEGLRGDSLFVALSDFAGGEGTAGGDLPRQAAGLAVLAHLFHVCDVFEEAP from the coding sequence GTGGGGAGGAGCGATACCGTCGGCGGCCGGCGTTCCTACTCGGTCCGGACGCTGAAGCTTCTCTTTGCCCTGTCCGGGGGGTGCTGCGCCTTCCCGGGGTGCCGGATACTTCTGGTCGACCGGCGTCCCGACGTGACCGACCCGGCCAACCTGAGCAACATCGCCCACATCCGCGGCGCCGCGGACGACGGGCCACGGGCCGATCCGACCCTGGACCCGCGCACCCGCAACGCCTATCCCAACCTGCTGCTGCTCTGCCCGACACACCACAAGCTCGTCGACGACCACCCCGACCGCTACCCGGTGGAGGTGCTCCAGGCCTACAAGTCGGGGCTGGAGCGCTGGGTGCACCACCGGCTCACCGCAGCCATGGTCCGGGTCACCTCCGCCGAACTGGACGTGGTCTGCCGGCACCTCGTCGACGCCGAACCGCTGCCGTCCACCCCCCTACGCGCGGTACAGCCCGAGGAGAAGATGCGGCGCAACGCCCTGGGGGCCCCGGCGCGGCTTCGGCTGACCCTCGGCCTGGCGCAGAGCCCACTCGTCGCCGACTACCTGCAACGGATGGCCAGCCACGTCGACCACCGTTTCCCCGCGAACCTGCGCCGCGCCTTCGTGACCGAGTACGAACGGCTCTGGGGCGAGGGCCTACGTGGTGATAGCCTGTTCGTCGCACTGAGTGACTTCGCCGGTGGTGAGGGCACCGCCGGCGGTGACCTTCCCCGCCAGGCCGCCGGGCTGGCGGTACTCGCCCACTTGTTTCACGTCTGCGACGTGTTCGAGGAGGCGCCATGA
- a CDS encoding transposase family protein has protein sequence MLSYPAAIPLSTRSLNHLAALIRARRQQRRSRWRRLDPGRQALLALAHLRNGDTLTRLAAGFEIGVTTAWRYVREAIDLLAATADDLATAMTRIRLLAYAILDGTLIPIDRVANQKPYYSGKHKRHGVNVQVIADAAGRLVWASGALPGSTHDLTAARGHGIIDALTSADVMTFADKGYQGAHGSVRTPFKRRRFRPKLSRRQKAVNRAHAKIRARGERAIATLKTWKILTKLRCCPRRATAIVQAILVLHHVEADRYAG, from the coding sequence GTGCTGTCTTACCCTGCCGCGATTCCGTTGTCCACCCGCAGCCTGAACCACCTCGCCGCCCTCATCCGAGCCCGCCGCCAGCAGCGACGGTCCCGGTGGCGACGCCTCGACCCCGGCCGGCAAGCCCTGCTCGCCCTGGCCCACCTGCGCAACGGCGACACCCTGACCCGCCTGGCCGCCGGATTCGAGATCGGCGTCACGACGGCCTGGCGTTATGTCCGCGAGGCCATCGACCTGCTCGCCGCGACCGCCGACGACCTGGCCACGGCCATGACCAGGATCCGGCTGCTCGCCTACGCAATCCTCGACGGCACCCTGATCCCGATCGACCGGGTCGCCAACCAGAAGCCGTACTACTCCGGGAAGCACAAGCGTCACGGAGTGAACGTGCAGGTCATCGCCGACGCGGCCGGGCGTCTCGTGTGGGCCTCGGGCGCGCTGCCCGGCTCGACGCACGACCTGACCGCCGCCCGCGGCCACGGCATCATCGACGCCCTGACCAGCGCCGACGTGATGACCTTCGCCGACAAGGGCTATCAAGGCGCCCACGGCAGCGTGCGCACCCCGTTCAAGCGGCGCCGCTTCCGGCCGAAGCTGTCACGCCGGCAGAAGGCCGTCAACCGGGCCCACGCGAAGATCCGCGCCCGCGGCGAACGAGCCATCGCCACCCTCAAAACCTGGAAGATCCTGACCAAGCTGCGCTGCTGCCCACGCCGAGCGACCGCGATCGTGCAGGCCATCCTCGTCCTGCACCACGTCGAAGCCGACCGCTACGCAGGATGA